In one window of Aceticella autotrophica DNA:
- the chrA gene encoding chromate efflux transporter, producing the protein MDNENTRQVADDISIWKIFLTFLKIGFTAFGPAMMIETKKNIIKKLKWINEKEFFEGLALAQLIPGATFASLTIYIGYKLKGLLGATASFIGFILPSFLMMLLLSWLYFKYQNITIVTILFKGFGAIVLAIILNAVFDLAKTTVTNIPTILIAVTAFLISIYYNNIFLILFISTIMGIILIHPKASEVKEAALSEKTKIQWKDPLIIFIILILYFLSISFNHELLIMSIVFFKIGALVFGNGFTMIPLIQHDVVNIHHWLTLNQFTVGVALGQITPGPIVITSTFIGYKIMGFIGALAATLSIFLPSFLLVITIFGLYRKIKHLTWVTAGLNGLIASFVGLMSIFAINMGRHVLVDIINVILFIASFIALQFTKLDTKRVILFGMIIYLIIYLTQMI; encoded by the coding sequence ATGGATAATGAAAATACCAGACAGGTAGCAGATGATATCAGCATATGGAAAATATTTTTAACATTCCTCAAAATAGGATTTACAGCTTTTGGACCTGCTATGATGATAGAAACTAAAAAAAACATAATTAAAAAATTAAAATGGATAAATGAAAAAGAATTTTTTGAAGGTCTCGCTCTTGCACAATTGATACCTGGAGCAACCTTTGCATCCCTTACTATTTACATTGGTTATAAACTAAAAGGGTTATTAGGAGCAACAGCAAGCTTTATAGGTTTTATACTGCCCTCATTTCTTATGATGCTATTATTATCATGGCTATATTTTAAATATCAGAATATTACAATAGTAACTATTTTATTTAAAGGTTTTGGAGCTATAGTCCTTGCAATAATATTAAATGCTGTATTTGATTTGGCAAAAACAACAGTAACGAACATTCCTACAATACTTATTGCTGTTACAGCCTTTTTAATCTCGATATACTATAACAATATTTTTCTTATTTTATTTATATCAACTATTATGGGGATTATATTAATTCATCCAAAAGCATCTGAAGTAAAAGAAGCTGCTTTGTCAGAAAAAACCAAAATACAATGGAAAGACCCTCTTATTATTTTTATTATACTTATATTATACTTTTTATCAATTTCTTTTAACCATGAATTACTAATAATGTCCATTGTATTTTTTAAGATTGGAGCATTGGTTTTTGGCAATGGTTTTACAATGATTCCATTGATACAGCATGATGTAGTAAATATACATCATTGGTTAACTCTTAATCAATTTACGGTCGGAGTAGCATTAGGACAAATTACACCTGGTCCGATTGTAATCACATCAACTTTTATCGGATATAAAATTATGGGTTTTATAGGAGCATTAGCAGCAACACTGTCAATCTTTTTACCATCTTTCTTGTTAGTAATAACAATCTTTGGTCTTTATAGGAAAATTAAACATTTAACATGGGTTACAGCCGGATTAAATGGATTGATTGCATCATTTGTTGGACTCATGTCAATATTTGCAATAAATATGGGAAGACATGTTCTTGTTGATATTATTAATGTAATACTATTTATTGCATCTTTTATCGCTTTGCAATTTACTAAATTAGATACAAAGCGTGTAATCCTCTTTGGTATGATAATTTATTTAATCATATATTTAACTCAAATGATTTAA
- a CDS encoding PadR family transcriptional regulator, with translation MCGKHENCHNNNNDMCSCTGRLNRFVQPNLLLALYSKPSYGYELIERISNFYDITPDSAVVYRQLRKLEEEGYVKSEWQVGDIGPAKKYYELTPSGVKLLHNWVTDLEKQKKFLENFLNTYRNCFPDKSN, from the coding sequence ATGTGTGGGAAACATGAAAATTGTCATAATAACAATAATGACATGTGCAGTTGTACAGGAAGGCTAAATAGATTTGTACAGCCTAATTTATTGTTAGCCTTATATTCAAAGCCGTCCTATGGCTATGAACTTATCGAAAGAATTAGTAATTTCTATGATATAACACCGGATAGCGCTGTAGTTTATCGGCAGCTTCGGAAGTTAGAAGAAGAAGGATATGTAAAATCAGAATGGCAGGTTGGTGATATTGGTCCGGCAAAAAAGTATTATGAACTTACCCCTTCAGGTGTTAAACTTCTTCACAACTGGGTTACAGACCTTGAGAAGCAAAAAAAATTCTTAGAAAATTTTTTAAATACTTATAGAAATTGCTTTCCTGACAAATCAAATTAA
- a CDS encoding M1 family metallopeptidase — protein sequence MRGKKFILIATAVIITALAVYFAPFGKTNLTTYIMDVKYDDTNKVISGLETVDFINTDDTVLNQLYLHLYPNAFKEKDKIPFTKEEVELAYPYGFKPGYIDIKNITFEGKKMASYKIEGESQQILRIQLPEKLSKGNRIKFTIDFKVQLPPATGRFGYGEKTVQVANWYPILSVYDKKGWNNDPYYALGDPFYSDVSNYNVKLTVPRNMVVASTGMVKDEKIYNNQKTIMINAENVRDFAMVMSPDFKVAETDIDGIKVKSYYFNDEYGTKALKFAKDAVKFYNEFIGKYPYKQYSVVQSDFYLGGMEYPNLVMISKSLYTKNNIFNLEYVIAHETAHQWWYGIVGNNEVKEAWLDEGLTEYTTIMYIERYYGKAAAESLYNYIISGEFNKYIKVNKDESMIKTLGQFKGWNEYTNIVYNKGAMVFHQLRGLIGEKKFKEVMNKYYDEYKYKNATTEDFIDVVDSVTGKDTGGFFQEWLN from the coding sequence ATGAGAGGGAAAAAATTTATATTGATAGCGACTGCGGTTATTATAACGGCACTTGCTGTTTATTTTGCCCCATTTGGCAAAACAAATCTTACAACATATATAATGGATGTAAAATATGATGATACAAATAAGGTGATATCAGGATTAGAAACAGTGGATTTTATAAATACAGATGATACAGTATTAAATCAATTATATCTTCATCTTTATCCAAATGCATTCAAAGAAAAGGATAAGATTCCATTTACAAAAGAGGAGGTTGAACTGGCATATCCTTATGGATTTAAACCCGGATATATAGATATAAAAAATATAACTTTTGAAGGTAAAAAAATGGCTTCATATAAAATTGAAGGGGAGAGTCAGCAAATTTTAAGGATACAATTGCCGGAAAAATTATCAAAAGGTAATAGGATAAAATTTACAATAGATTTTAAAGTACAGCTTCCTCCTGCAACAGGAAGATTTGGATATGGGGAAAAAACGGTGCAGGTTGCTAATTGGTACCCCATATTATCTGTTTATGATAAAAAAGGATGGAATAATGACCCGTATTATGCACTGGGAGATCCGTTTTACAGTGATGTTTCAAATTATAATGTTAAGCTTACTGTACCCAGAAATATGGTGGTTGCATCAACGGGCATGGTTAAAGATGAGAAAATATATAATAATCAAAAGACAATAATGATTAATGCAGAAAATGTCAGAGATTTTGCCATGGTTATGTCTCCAGATTTTAAAGTTGCCGAAACAGATATTGATGGAATAAAGGTGAAATCCTACTATTTCAATGATGAATATGGGACTAAGGCATTAAAGTTTGCTAAGGATGCAGTTAAATTTTACAATGAATTTATCGGCAAATATCCATATAAACAGTATTCGGTAGTTCAAAGTGATTTTTACTTAGGTGGGATGGAATATCCCAATCTTGTAATGATTTCTAAGAGTCTTTATACAAAAAACAACATCTTCAATCTTGAATATGTTATTGCACATGAAACTGCACATCAATGGTGGTATGGGATTGTCGGCAATAATGAAGTAAAAGAGGCTTGGCTTGACGAAGGTCTTACAGAGTATACCACAATCATGTATATAGAAAGGTATTATGGTAAAGCTGCTGCCGAGAGCCTTTATAATTATATAATTTCAGGCGAATTTAATAAATATATTAAAGTAAACAAAGATGAATCTATGATAAAAACCTTAGGACAATTTAAAGGATGGAATGAATATACCAATATAGTGTATAACAAGGGAGCTATGGTATTTCACCAATTAAGAGGGCTTATAGGCGAAAAAAAATTTAAGGAAGTTATGAATAAATACTATGATGAATATAAATATAAAAACGCCACTACGGAAGATTTCATCGACGTAGTGGACAGTGTTACTGGTAAAGATACAGGAGGGTTTTTTCAGGAATGGTTGAATTAA